One Spinacia oleracea cultivar Varoflay chromosome 4, BTI_SOV_V1, whole genome shotgun sequence DNA segment encodes these proteins:
- the LOC110775121 gene encoding kinesin-like protein KIN-14I codes for MVSTAAEGMLSFSVVSVVEDVLRQHGTRLSDIDFASRKAEEASSRRYEAARWLRKIVGVVCSKDLPAEPSEEDFRLGLRSGIVLCTAINRVQPGVVPKVVEAPNDTVIIPDGAALMAYQYFENVRNFLVAVEELGLPTFEASDLEQGGKTGRIVACVLALKSFSDWKMAGGNGTWKYSGNFKTASSTSSAGKTVVRKNSEPFMNSISRTSSVSERSLDTEQCSDLGLDFSDMSNNRSLNTMIRALLMDKKQEDIPNIVESMLSKVMEEFECRLANQPEPVKASSRETMSVSGQNASPAESPKAETQNQYDNAKENINEPEEVDESEEIQDCVPCAEPESRFRRHDEQFERQESSIQDLKQTVHTTKESMKLLQTRYHEEFSILGEHIQSLAHAATGYQKVLQENRKLYNIVQDLKGNIRVYCRVRPFLPGQANGFSTVDKIEEGNITLLNPAKYSKDGKISFNFNKVFGPAAAQDQVYADMQPLVRSCLDGYNVCIFAYGQTGSGKTYTMTGPDKLTEETYGVNYRALNDLFCLTEERKDAFSYEVSVQMMEIYNEQVRDLLATDGSNKKLEIRNSSQSGINVPDANRLPVSTTADVISLMNLGHKNRAVSSTAMNDRSSRSHSCMTVHVQGKDLTSGAALRGCMHLVDLAGSERVDKSEVTGDRLKEAQHINKSLAALGDVIASLSTKNAHVPYRNSKLTQLLQDSLGGQAKTLMFVHISPEPDALSETISTLKFAERVSTVELGAARANKDNADTKDLKEQVSNLKAALAKKEEEMENLSRSVTSTPETMSVRSTASSPGHPSFRSPKDPSSGRKSPVQDGSNTKVKNNSSKPRRRSLDPNDLLSNSALWPPLIVNKAEQKNQPTGDWMEKVMIKPKKVDRSRSVEDLVEENLKYSENCHPEYQVDDSSLKQQSFDILEVDKKDCQDSDSQISMSEMLTPESIDELEIATSDSSEQDFQVNLPRVASLPTGLGSKIRKPTPLKASKSPEKRSLIPMPPTRRLSNGTSAPVIKNGRQAVYMKRKTGTAK; via the exons ATGGTCTCAACGGCGGCAGAGGGAATGTTGTCGTTTTCTGTGGTTTCTGTTGTTGAAGATGTTCTTAGACAGCATGGGACGAGATTGAGCGATATCGATTTCGCATCAAGAAAAGCAGAGGAGGCTT CATCGAGGCGATATGAGGCGGCAAGGTGGCTAAGGAAGATAGTGGGGGTTGTATGTTCTAAAGATTTGCCTGCTGAGCCATCTGAAGAAGATTTCAGACTTGGGCTGAGGAGTGGGATAGTCCTTTGTACAGCAATCAACAGGGTTCAACCTGGTGTTGTTCCAAAG GTGGTAGAAGCTCCAAATGATACTGTAATTATACCTGATGGCGCGGCTTTAATGGCCTACCAATACTTCGAAAATGTCAGAAACTTTCTGGTTGCTGTTGAAGAGTTGGGACTTCCTACTTTTGAGGCATCTGATTTAGAACAG GGTGGTAAAACGGGAAGGATTGTGGCCTGTGTTCTCGCTTTGAAATCTTTTAGCGATTGGAAGATGGCAGGAGGTAACGGAACATGGAAATATTCTGGAAATTTCAAAACAGCTAGCTCTACTAGCTCTGCAGGGAAGACTGTAGTTAGGAAGAATTCAGAACCCTTCATGAATTCTATTTCGAGGACTTCATCTGTAAGCGAGAGATCTCTAGACACTGAACAGTGCAGTGATCTTGGTCTAGATTTCAGTGATATG AGTAACAATCGTTCCTTAAACACTATGATTCGTGCACTTCTTATGGATAAGAAGCAAGAAGATATTCCAAAT ATTGTTGAATCCATGCTTAGTAAAGTCATGGAGGAGTTTGAATGCCGCTTAGCAAATCAACCTGAACCT GTGAAGGCTTCTTCTAGGGAAACCATGTCAGTCTCTGGCCAAAACGCGTCTCCTGCTGAGTCTCCCAAGGCAGAAACACAG AATCAATATGACAATGCAAAAGAAAACATTAATGAACCAGAGGAAGTTGACGAAAGTGAAGAAATTCAGGACTGTGTCCCATGTGCAGAGCCTGAAAGCCGCTTCAGGAGGCATGATGAACAGTTTGAGAGGCAGGAGAGTAGTATACAG GATTTGAAACAAACTGTCCACACTACAAAAGAAAGCATGAAGCTACTGCAAACGCGGTATCATGAGGAGTTCAGCATTCTAG GTGAGCATATCCAGAGTCTTGCTCATGCTGCCACGGGATATCAGAAAGTTCTTCAAGAAAACCGCAAACTGTACAACATAGTTCAGGACCTGAAGG GGAATATTCGGGTGTATTGTCGAGTGCGTCCATTCCTACCAGGGCAAGCTAACGGTTTCAGCACTGTAGATAAAATAGAAGAAGGAAACATTACACTTTTGAACCCAGCAAAATATAGTAAAGACGGGAAGATATCCTTTAATTTCAACAAGGTGTTTGGTCCTGCTGCAGCACAAG ATCAAGTGTATGCAGACATGCAGCCTCTTGTTCGGTCTTGTCTTGATGGTTACAATGTCTGTATCTTTGCATATGGGCAAACAGGATCTGGGAAAACATACACCATG ACTGGACCAGATAAACTCACAGAAGAAACTTATGGTGTTAACTACCGGGCATTGAATGATTTATTCTGTCTGACAGAAGAAAGAAAAGATGCATTTAGTTACGAGGTTTCTGTTCAGATGATGGAGATCTATAATGAGCAAGTCAGAGATCTTCTAGCTACTGATGGATCAAACAAGAA ATTAGAAATACGTAACAGTTCTCAGAGTGGGATAAATGTACCAGATGCAAATAGGTTGCCAGTTTCAACAACAGCAGATGTTATCAGTTTGATGAATCTTGGTCATAAAAATCGCGCTGTGAGTTCTACTGCTATGAATGACCGTAGTAGTCGTTCTCACAG TTGCATGACAGTCCATGTACAAGGGAAAGACTTGACATCAGGAGCTGCTCTACGAGGTTGTATGCATCTGGTTGACCTTGCTGGAAGTGAAAGGGTTGACAAATCTGAGGTGACAGGTGATCGATTGAAGGAAGCACAGCATATCAACAAGTCTCTTGCTGCATTAGGAGATGTGATTGCTTCTCTTTCTACGAAGAATGCACATGTTCCTTACAGAAATAGTAAACTCACACAGTTGCTCCAAGATTCACTAG GAGGACAAGCGAAAACATTGATGTTTGTTCACATTAGCCCAGAGCCAGACGCGCTTTCAGAGACAATCAGTACACTTAAATTTGCTGAGCGTGTATCTACAGTGGAGCTTGGTGCTGCTCGGGCAAACAAAGACAATGCAGACACAAAAGACTTAAAAGAGCAG GTATCCAACCTCAAGGCAGCTTTAGCcaagaaggaagaagaaatgGAGAACCTTTCTCGTTCAGTAACCAGTACTCCAGAAACAATGAGTGTTAGATCAACTGCATCTTCACCTGGTCATCCATCCTTTCGTTCACCAAAAGACCCTTCAAGTGGTCGGAAGAGTCCAGTTCAGGATGGAAGTAACACCAAG GTGAAAAACAATTCATCAAAACCACGAAGGAGAAGCTTGGATCCAAATGATCTATTATCAAATTCAGCACTTTGGCCACCCCTTATTGTGAACAAAGCAGAACAGAAGAACCAGCCAACAGGTGATTGGATGGAGAAGGTCATGATAAAGCCAAAGAAAGTAGATAGAAGTAGGTCAGTAGAAGACTTAGTTGAAGAAAACCTCAAGTATTCTGAGAACTGTCATCCTGAATATCAGGTTGATGACAGCAGTTTGAAGCAGCAATCTTTCGATATATTGGAAGTTGACAAAAAGGATTGTCAGGATAGTGACTCACAGATTAGTATGTCAGAAATGCTTACTCCTGAGAGTATTGATGAGCTTGAGATAGCAACTAGTGATTCTTCTGAGCAGGATTTTCAAGTTAATCTTCCAAGAGTTGCTAGTTTGCCTACTGGTTTAGGATCAAAGATCAGGAAACCTACTCCACTTAAGGCATCCAAAAGCCCCGAAAAGAG GAGTTTGATACCAATGCCACCAACACGAAGATTATCGAATGGCACGAGTGCACCCGTGATCAAGAATGGAAGACAAGCTGTGTACATGAAGCGGAAAACAGGAACTGCAAAGTAA